From Sebaldella sp. S0638, the proteins below share one genomic window:
- a CDS encoding solute:sodium symporter family transporter: protein MESHLLFTLISFVFFTALVGVIAAKMVTSDDQTTSKGYFLAGQGLTGVFIAGSMLLTNISAEGLVGLNGQSYGKNLSGMAWESTAVIATVVMAMVFLPIYLRKGYTTLPEFLEDRYDKGVRRLVSLLFLAGYTLFGIPVCLYAGAIGFNQIFNLSKIFGISPSLSMTVMIVLLGVIGALYAIFGGLKAVAVSDTINGILLIIGGLLVPILGLWVLGKTQGGGIITGLNNVINTSPEKLNAIGGPKDPVPFPTIFTGMLLANLFYWGTNQVLIQRVLGAKNLKEGQKGVLMSGFFKILVPIILLFPGIIAFHLIPGLPKADFAYPQLVAKVLPWPLVGLFCAALFGAIISTYNSLLNSASTIFMLDVYKPVINPNIDDRELVKKAKIVGIIMAVFAIIVAPSLQSVDGIYNFGRAVTGFYNMPIIAAVLAGMFTKRATALGIKIAVGFHIVFYTLMKYVIKIDTPESLFGFTVHFLHVFAFSVICMFIIMFVVSAIKPDVKEFNRNSVVNEGYDMTPWEHAAPISFLLIAFLIYIYIILSPLGIATQNKNYGFIIIVTLIMAGLAVIVFGKIAIKKYAGRNAVEEAIE from the coding sequence ATGGAAAGCCATTTACTATTTACTTTAATTTCATTTGTGTTTTTTACAGCTTTAGTAGGGGTTATCGCAGCAAAAATGGTCACTTCAGATGACCAGACTACTTCGAAAGGATATTTTTTAGCAGGTCAGGGGCTTACTGGTGTTTTTATAGCAGGGTCTATGCTGTTAACTAATATTTCTGCAGAAGGACTTGTAGGATTAAACGGACAATCTTACGGGAAAAATCTTTCAGGAATGGCGTGGGAATCCACGGCGGTAATTGCTACGGTAGTTATGGCAATGGTATTTTTGCCCATATATCTGAGAAAAGGATATACAACACTTCCTGAATTTTTAGAAGACAGATATGATAAAGGTGTTCGAAGACTGGTTTCTTTATTGTTTCTGGCGGGGTACACGCTTTTTGGAATACCAGTATGTCTTTATGCAGGGGCAATAGGATTCAATCAGATATTCAATCTTTCAAAAATATTCGGTATATCTCCTTCATTATCTATGACTGTAATGATTGTACTTCTTGGAGTGATAGGAGCATTATATGCCATTTTCGGAGGTTTGAAAGCTGTAGCAGTATCAGATACCATAAACGGTATACTCCTTATAATCGGAGGTCTTCTGGTTCCTATACTTGGTTTATGGGTACTTGGGAAAACACAGGGAGGCGGAATTATTACAGGGCTGAATAATGTGATAAATACAAGTCCTGAGAAGCTGAATGCAATAGGCGGACCGAAAGATCCCGTACCGTTTCCTACGATATTTACCGGTATGCTTCTGGCAAATTTATTTTACTGGGGTACAAATCAGGTATTGATTCAGAGAGTGCTTGGTGCAAAAAATCTGAAAGAAGGACAAAAAGGAGTATTAATGTCAGGTTTCTTTAAAATACTTGTTCCGATAATATTGCTTTTTCCTGGAATAATAGCTTTTCACTTGATTCCCGGACTTCCGAAAGCAGATTTCGCATATCCGCAGCTTGTGGCAAAAGTTCTGCCGTGGCCGTTAGTGGGATTATTCTGTGCAGCACTTTTCGGAGCAATAATTTCTACATATAATTCACTGCTGAACTCAGCTTCTACGATTTTTATGCTTGATGTGTACAAGCCTGTAATAAATCCAAATATAGACGACAGGGAATTGGTAAAAAAGGCTAAAATAGTCGGGATAATAATGGCAGTATTTGCTATTATAGTGGCGCCTTCACTACAGTCAGTGGACGGAATATATAATTTCGGGAGAGCCGTAACCGGATTTTATAATATGCCTATAATAGCCGCAGTTCTTGCAGGAATGTTTACTAAGAGAGCAACAGCTTTAGGAATAAAGATAGCAGTAGGATTTCATATAGTATTTTATACACTGATGAAATATGTGATAAAAATAGACACTCCTGAGTCATTATTCGGATTTACTGTACATTTTCTGCATGTGTTTGCTTTTTCGGTAATATGTATGTTTATAATAATGTTTGTGGTTTCTGCAATTAAGCCTGATGTTAAGGAATTTAACAGAAATTCAGTGGTAAACGAAGGATACGATATGACCCCCTGGGAACATGCGGCTCCAATAAGTTTTCTGCTTATAGCTTTTCTTATTTATATTTATATTATACTTTCACCTCTGGGAATAGCAACACAGAATAAAAATTACGGCTTTATAATTATAGTAACTTTAATTATGGCAGGACTGGCAGTTATTGTATTCGGAAAGATAGCAATAAAAAAATATGCAGGAAGAAATGCAGTCGAGGAGGCTATCGAATGA
- a CDS encoding alpha-glucosidase, translating to MKINIINKNEFEIVSENGNIIIDAKSNKPFIYLGFGKEKMEMYRGNFDISDYLTERVPLKVTGVVKDREDCIVTLKKNENDIEEMVIKITENKDSVNIKFLTQTYEANRIWIRSGSSVSEKVYGCGEQLTYFNMKGKKFPLWTSEPGVGRNKNLYTTWLADVKDKAGGDYYNTNYPQPTYISSNKYFFHIETTCYSVFDFSNEEFTEMEVWGIPEFIHIQEAETFLLLVEKISDYFGKQPELPEWVYDGIILGIQGGTELVYEKVKRAKELGVKISGVWCQDWEGIRMTSFGKRLMWNWEWDRDVYPELDKKIWELKESSIRFLGYINPYLAEEKDLFKEASQKGYLALNDKNEDYLVDFGEFYAGIVDFTNTEAAKWYKDRVIGKNMIDFGLDGWMADFGEYLPIDCILSNGVDAKIMHNAWPALWAKVNYEAVEEAGKLGEIVYFMRAGFTGIQKYCTLLWAGDQSVDWPVDDGLASVVCGALSSGMLGNGLHHSDIGGYTTLHGMKRTKELFMRWAEMGSFTPFLRTHEGNRPGDNHQFDSDDETLEHLAVMTGIYVKLVPYIKMLVKENAEKGIPVQRPLFLHYENDKNCYDIKYQYMLGEDIIVAPVYDKGAEEWEVYLPKGEKWIHFWTGKSYEGGSSIKVKSPIGQIPAFYKEGSKHTEIFMSAAKENPMRQWNVE from the coding sequence ATGAAAATAAATATTATAAATAAAAATGAATTTGAAATAGTGTCAGAAAATGGAAATATTATAATAGATGCTAAAAGTAATAAGCCGTTTATTTATCTTGGGTTTGGAAAAGAAAAAATGGAGATGTACAGAGGGAATTTTGATATAAGTGATTATCTTACTGAAAGAGTTCCTCTGAAGGTAACAGGAGTGGTAAAAGACAGAGAAGACTGTATTGTGACACTAAAAAAGAACGAGAATGATATTGAAGAAATGGTAATAAAAATAACAGAAAATAAAGATAGTGTAAATATAAAGTTTTTGACCCAGACATATGAAGCAAACAGAATATGGATTCGAAGTGGAAGCAGTGTTTCTGAGAAAGTATACGGCTGCGGTGAACAGCTTACATATTTTAATATGAAAGGGAAAAAGTTTCCGCTCTGGACATCAGAGCCGGGAGTGGGAAGAAACAAAAATCTTTATACTACATGGCTGGCTGATGTGAAAGACAAAGCCGGCGGGGATTATTACAATACCAATTATCCACAGCCTACATATATTTCAAGCAATAAATATTTTTTTCATATAGAAACAACATGTTATTCAGTATTTGATTTTTCAAATGAAGAGTTTACTGAAATGGAAGTATGGGGGATTCCTGAATTTATACACATACAGGAAGCAGAAACTTTTCTTTTGCTGGTGGAAAAGATATCGGATTATTTTGGTAAACAGCCGGAACTGCCTGAGTGGGTTTATGACGGAATAATACTCGGCATTCAAGGTGGAACAGAACTTGTTTATGAGAAAGTAAAGCGTGCAAAAGAACTTGGAGTAAAAATATCAGGTGTATGGTGTCAGGATTGGGAAGGTATAAGGATGACATCTTTCGGAAAAAGACTTATGTGGAACTGGGAATGGGATAGAGATGTTTATCCTGAACTTGATAAGAAAATATGGGAATTAAAAGAGAGCAGCATAAGATTTTTGGGATATATAAATCCTTATCTTGCAGAAGAAAAGGATTTATTTAAGGAAGCAAGCCAAAAAGGATATCTTGCATTAAATGATAAAAATGAAGATTATCTGGTAGATTTTGGTGAATTTTATGCAGGAATAGTCGACTTTACAAATACTGAGGCGGCAAAATGGTATAAGGACAGGGTTATCGGGAAAAATATGATAGATTTCGGCTTAGACGGCTGGATGGCAGACTTTGGAGAGTATCTTCCCATAGATTGTATCCTTTCCAATGGAGTAGACGCTAAAATAATGCATAATGCATGGCCTGCATTATGGGCAAAGGTAAATTACGAAGCTGTGGAAGAAGCGGGGAAACTTGGAGAGATAGTATATTTTATGAGGGCAGGATTCACAGGGATACAAAAATACTGTACTTTACTATGGGCAGGAGATCAGTCTGTAGACTGGCCTGTGGATGACGGACTGGCTTCTGTGGTATGTGGTGCATTATCAAGCGGAATGCTGGGGAATGGTCTTCACCACAGTGATATAGGCGGGTATACTACACTTCACGGAATGAAAAGAACAAAGGAATTATTTATGAGATGGGCAGAAATGGGATCATTCACACCTTTTCTCAGAACACATGAAGGGAACAGACCGGGAGATAATCATCAGTTTGACAGCGATGACGAGACACTGGAACATCTCGCGGTAATGACAGGTATATATGTGAAGCTGGTACCATATATAAAAATGCTGGTGAAGGAAAATGCGGAAAAAGGAATACCGGTGCAAAGACCCCTGTTTTTACATTATGAGAATGATAAAAACTGTTATGATATAAAATATCAATATATGCTGGGTGAAGATATCATAGTAGCTCCTGTTTACGATAAAGGAGCCGAAGAATGGGAAGTTTACCTGCCCAAAGGAGAAAAGTGGATACATTTTTGGACAGGAAAGAGCTATGAAGGGGGAAGCAGTATAAAGGTAAAATCTCCAATAGGACAAATACCGGCATTTTATAAAGAAGGCAGTAAACATACAGAAATTTTTATGTCTGCTGCAAAAGAAAATCCTATGAGACAATGGAATGTGGAATAA
- a CDS encoding sulfite exporter TauE/SafE family protein, whose protein sequence is MTEFLYYLVVLGSNIIQGITGFAGTILAMPFAVMLIGIDKSKFILNFLGIAASIWIVAVNHKMVNKKELKHIVIFMGIGLIAGLFLGRITAPGILIKILPVIILIVAVRGLLNINSTKTIENKTILILILLFSGIVHGMFVIGGPFLVIYASQTMKNKGEFRATLSFVWIILNSVILFSNFEKIFIPEYCIQSIISVIPLIIGMYIGNKLHNKMSQKFFMILTFILLILSAVPLFFL, encoded by the coding sequence ATGACAGAATTTTTATATTATCTGGTGGTTTTAGGGTCGAATATTATACAGGGAATAACAGGATTCGCAGGGACAATACTGGCAATGCCCTTTGCAGTAATGCTTATAGGAATAGATAAATCAAAATTTATACTTAATTTTTTGGGAATTGCAGCAAGTATCTGGATTGTGGCAGTGAATCATAAAATGGTAAATAAAAAGGAACTGAAACATATAGTGATATTTATGGGAATCGGACTTATAGCGGGACTTTTCCTCGGGCGAATAACAGCTCCGGGAATTCTGATAAAAATACTCCCTGTAATAATATTAATTGTGGCAGTCAGAGGACTTTTAAATATAAACAGCACTAAGACCATAGAAAATAAAACAATATTGATACTTATACTGTTGTTCTCAGGAATTGTACATGGAATGTTTGTCATAGGAGGGCCTTTTCTGGTAATATATGCCAGCCAGACTATGAAAAATAAAGGAGAATTCCGGGCTACACTTTCTTTTGTATGGATTATTCTGAATTCAGTAATTTTATTTAGTAATTTTGAAAAAATATTTATACCGGAATACTGCATACAAAGTATTATATCAGTGATACCTTTGATAATCGGAATGTATATAGGGAATAAACTGCATAATAAGATGAGCCAGAAATTTTTTATGATATTAACTTTTATTTTACTGATTTTGTCTGCAGTTCCGCTCTTTTTTCTATAG
- the dhaM gene encoding dihydroxyacetone kinase phosphoryl donor subunit DhaM, whose translation MDKKNNMVGIVVVCHNRKLARELINFSREMQHAEFGIENGGGTGTESYGTNPEIIIEAVREADRGSGVLIFVDLGSAIMSTEIALEMLNGEIEARIADVPLIEGLISAVAGNFQGVTLDELEKTAMESKSYSKLAL comes from the coding sequence ATGGATAAAAAAAATAATATGGTAGGAATTGTAGTAGTCTGCCATAATAGAAAACTTGCCCGGGAGCTGATAAATTTCAGCAGGGAGATGCAGCATGCTGAATTTGGCATAGAAAACGGCGGGGGAACAGGTACGGAATCTTACGGGACAAATCCGGAAATAATAATAGAAGCTGTGAGAGAAGCTGACAGAGGCAGCGGGGTGCTGATTTTCGTAGACTTGGGAAGTGCGATAATGAGTACGGAGATAGCTCTGGAAATGCTAAACGGGGAGATAGAAGCCAGAATAGCTGATGTCCCTCTGATTGAAGGACTGATATCAGCAGTAGCAGGAAATTTTCAGGGAGTAACATTGGATGAACTGGAAAAAACAGCAATGGAGAGTAAATCTTATAGTAAATTAGCACTCTAA
- the dhaK gene encoding dihydroxyacetone kinase subunit DhaK gives MKKLINKTENIVTEMLEGIAAANPEKLVKIENYNIIARKEKKKKTGIVSGGGSGHEPAHAGFVGYGMLDAAVSGEVFTSPTPDQVLEGIKAADNGEGVLLIIKNYSGDVMNFEMAAEMAEMEGIKVEKIVVGDDIAVENSTYTIGKRGIAGTLFVHKTAGAAAENGERLEKVKEVAEKAAGNITSMGMSLGSCIVPASGKAGFELGENEVEIGMGIHGEPGTHREILKSADEHTEYIMGKILSESGLKKGDKAAVMVNGLGATPLMELYIINNKISKILNEKGIETHRTFVGNFMTALEMPGFSITVMKLDSELIKYLDFKTEIGIFS, from the coding sequence ATGAAAAAACTTATAAATAAAACAGAGAATATAGTAACAGAGATGCTGGAAGGCATTGCAGCAGCCAATCCGGAAAAATTGGTGAAAATAGAAAATTATAATATTATAGCCAGAAAAGAGAAAAAGAAAAAAACAGGAATTGTAAGCGGAGGAGGGAGCGGACATGAGCCTGCACATGCGGGATTCGTAGGCTATGGTATGTTGGATGCGGCTGTTTCGGGAGAAGTGTTTACTTCGCCCACTCCGGATCAGGTTCTTGAAGGAATAAAAGCCGCAGATAACGGTGAAGGCGTACTGCTTATTATAAAAAATTATTCCGGAGATGTAATGAATTTTGAAATGGCAGCGGAAATGGCTGAAATGGAAGGAATAAAAGTAGAAAAAATAGTTGTCGGTGATGATATAGCAGTGGAAAACAGCACATATACAATAGGAAAACGTGGAATTGCCGGCACGTTGTTTGTACATAAGACAGCGGGAGCAGCCGCAGAGAATGGCGAAAGGCTGGAAAAAGTAAAGGAAGTAGCAGAGAAAGCTGCCGGAAATATAACTTCTATGGGAATGTCATTAGGCTCTTGTATAGTACCGGCATCAGGGAAAGCAGGGTTTGAGCTGGGAGAAAATGAAGTGGAAATCGGAATGGGAATACACGGCGAACCGGGAACACACAGGGAAATACTGAAAAGTGCTGATGAGCATACTGAATATATAATGGGAAAAATTTTAAGTGAAAGCGGACTAAAAAAGGGTGATAAAGCAGCTGTAATGGTAAATGGTCTGGGGGCAACACCTTTGATGGAACTTTATATTATAAATAATAAAATATCAAAAATATTAAATGAAAAAGGAATAGAGACTCACAGAACATTTGTAGGTAATTTTATGACTGCGCTGGAAATGCCGGGGTTTTCTATAACAGTAATGAAACTGGATAGTGAACTTATAAAATATCTTGATTTTAAAACAGAGATAGGAATTTTTAGTTAG
- the dhaL gene encoding dihydroxyacetone kinase subunit DhaL, translating to MDNLTGKFLKLLDKAADEIINNEELLTDLDRKIGDSDHGINMKRGFGEIKKALPEYEKLEVSEVLTKCAMILITKVGGASGPLYGTAFMRAGTALKGKNDKEILNNEILCNALSEAVKGIKERGKAEPGDKTMIDVLTPVLEELSAAQETESKKEILGRMLEKAYEGLEYTKTIQAKKGRASYLGERSIGTEDPGAYSSYLILKAISENI from the coding sequence ATGGATAATCTGACAGGAAAGTTTCTGAAACTTTTGGATAAGGCTGCTGATGAGATAATAAATAATGAAGAGCTTCTTACAGATCTGGACAGAAAAATAGGGGACAGCGATCACGGCATAAATATGAAAAGAGGTTTTGGCGAAATAAAAAAAGCATTGCCTGAGTATGAAAAACTAGAAGTTTCAGAGGTATTAACAAAGTGTGCAATGATATTAATTACTAAAGTAGGCGGGGCTTCAGGGCCTTTGTACGGAACAGCTTTCATGAGGGCAGGGACGGCTTTGAAAGGAAAGAATGATAAAGAGATATTAAATAATGAAATATTGTGTAATGCATTAAGTGAAGCAGTGAAAGGAATAAAAGAAAGAGGAAAGGCAGAACCCGGGGACAAAACAATGATTGATGTTCTTACGCCTGTTCTCGAAGAGCTTTCAGCGGCACAGGAAACAGAAAGTAAAAAAGAAATTCTGGGGAGAATGCTTGAAAAAGCCTATGAAGGTTTGGAATATACAAAAACAATTCAGGCTAAGAAAGGAAGAGCCAGTTATCTCGGGGAAAGAAGCATAGGGACAGAAGATCCGGGGGCATATTCCAGTTATCTTATATTAAAAGCGATAAGTGAAAATATATAA
- a CDS encoding glycerol dehydrogenase: protein MEKIIISPSKYVQGAGVLKKLPEYLNRMGDNVLVICDDFVMNLVKDDINEAYKNEESKAEFEKFNGECSREEINRMIEIIKERNINCITGVGGGKTLDTAKAAAFYTKIPVAVVPTIASTDAPCSALSVIYTPEGVFSEYLMIPKNPDIVIMDTKIIASAPVRLLLSGMGDALATYFEARACQKAEAVSMAGGTSTKAALALAELCYKTLLEDGYSAKIAAENKVVTKALENIIEANTYLSGIGFESSGLAAAHAIHNGLTVIEELHHLYHGEKVVFGTLTQLVLENAPQEELNTVLAFCKKVGLPVCLKDMGLEVINYEKMYEAAKAACADGETIHNMPFKVTPSDVYAAMLTADKIGEEFGR from the coding sequence ATGGAAAAAATAATTATATCTCCTTCAAAATATGTGCAAGGAGCGGGAGTTTTGAAAAAACTGCCTGAATATTTAAACAGAATGGGAGATAATGTACTTGTAATATGTGATGATTTTGTGATGAATCTGGTAAAAGATGATATTAATGAAGCGTATAAAAACGAAGAGTCAAAAGCAGAATTTGAAAAGTTTAACGGAGAGTGTTCGAGAGAAGAGATAAACAGAATGATAGAAATAATAAAAGAAAGAAATATAAACTGTATAACAGGTGTAGGCGGCGGAAAGACACTGGATACAGCTAAGGCAGCGGCATTTTATACGAAGATTCCTGTAGCTGTGGTGCCGACAATAGCTTCTACAGATGCTCCGTGCAGCGCGTTATCTGTAATTTATACTCCGGAGGGTGTTTTTAGCGAGTATCTTATGATTCCAAAAAATCCGGATATAGTGATTATGGATACAAAGATAATAGCTTCAGCCCCTGTAAGACTTCTTCTTTCAGGAATGGGAGATGCACTGGCTACATATTTTGAAGCAAGAGCATGTCAAAAAGCAGAGGCAGTATCTATGGCAGGAGGAACTTCTACAAAGGCGGCACTTGCTTTGGCGGAATTATGTTATAAAACACTCCTTGAAGACGGGTACAGTGCAAAAATAGCAGCTGAAAATAAGGTAGTGACAAAGGCACTGGAGAATATAATAGAAGCAAATACATATTTAAGCGGAATAGGATTCGAAAGCAGCGGTCTTGCCGCGGCTCATGCCATACATAACGGACTTACTGTAATAGAAGAGCTTCATCATTTATATCATGGTGAAAAAGTAGTATTTGGAACATTAACACAACTCGTACTTGAAAATGCACCTCAGGAAGAGTTGAATACAGTTCTGGCTTTCTGCAAAAAAGTCGGACTGCCTGTATGCTTGAAGGATATGGGATTAGAAGTAATAAATTATGAAAAAATGTACGAAGCAGCCAAAGCAGCTTGTGCAGACGGGGAAACTATCCATAATATGCCGTTTAAAGTGACGCCGTCTGATGTTTATGCAGCTATGCTTACAGCTGATAAAATAGGTGAAGAGTTCGGGAGATAA
- a CDS encoding ROK family transcriptional regulator, with translation MAKYSGINMNMARIQNIETILNLIRESGSISKKEIASKLNLTRAAVTIICNDLIDMRYLEPVGEKKSNKAGRNEILLDLNYDFKHIFGIKLEREEISITLSNLKPDLIVLENYSMKKFENEIILIEFLIERLIAILKENNMTVKDIVGLGLSVVGKVDFDHSRSLDTYGVFADKEINWKELIENRIDINVVVDNNVNCLSLAEIYIRNKRNNFLFLKYGPKLGGSIIFDRESFSQKSNDMAEIGHFLIKHGGQYIYIEDLISYERIVNAIIENTSGFQVFHKKYKDTPKGKILKNFLAVCTDKTTNEFKYLKYIVEMLALVIYNSSNLVNFDKIILYGEIFEKGLIIDIINDFLRQHDKYDIVVEKSILPVDFSLGPNYLILNEMIFKKY, from the coding sequence TTGGCTAAGTATAGTGGGATAAATATGAATATGGCACGTATTCAGAATATAGAGACTATATTAAATTTAATAAGGGAAAGCGGGTCTATCTCCAAAAAGGAAATAGCTTCAAAACTAAATTTGACACGGGCAGCTGTTACTATTATATGTAATGATCTGATAGATATGAGATATCTGGAGCCTGTAGGCGAAAAAAAATCGAATAAAGCAGGAAGAAATGAAATTCTGCTTGATTTGAATTACGATTTTAAGCATATTTTTGGAATTAAGCTGGAAAGAGAAGAGATAAGTATAACTTTAAGTAATTTGAAACCAGATCTGATTGTTTTGGAAAATTATAGTATGAAAAAATTTGAAAATGAAATAATTCTTATTGAATTTCTTATAGAGAGACTAATTGCTATATTAAAAGAAAATAATATGACTGTAAAAGACATAGTAGGTTTAGGGCTTTCAGTAGTGGGGAAAGTAGATTTTGATCATTCCAGAAGTCTTGATACATACGGAGTTTTTGCAGATAAGGAGATAAACTGGAAAGAGCTCATAGAAAACCGGATAGATATAAACGTAGTGGTGGATAATAATGTTAATTGTCTTTCACTAGCAGAAATATATATAAGAAACAAGAGAAATAACTTTTTATTCCTGAAATACGGACCGAAACTAGGTGGGTCAATTATTTTTGATAGAGAGTCTTTTTCACAAAAAAGCAATGATATGGCAGAAATAGGGCATTTTCTGATAAAGCACGGGGGACAGTATATTTATATTGAAGATCTGATATCCTACGAAAGAATAGTAAATGCCATAATAGAGAATACATCAGGTTTTCAGGTTTTTCATAAAAAGTATAAAGATACTCCGAAAGGTAAAATACTGAAAAACTTTCTTGCAGTATGTACAGATAAAACTACTAATGAATTTAAATATTTAAAATATATTGTAGAAATGCTGGCTCTGGTAATATATAATTCATCCAATCTGGTGAATTTTGACAAAATAATTTTATACGGAGAAATATTTGAAAAAGGACTAATAATTGATATAATAAATGATTTTTTGAGGCAGCATGATAAATACGATATAGTAGTGGAAAAGAGTATACTGCCTGTTGATTTTTCACTGGGGCCTAATTATTTGATATTAAATGAGATGATATTTAAAAAATATTAG
- a CDS encoding DUF5996 family protein, with translation MKIINRSVWKDTYDTLHHLAQMMGKVKLAATPVQPEWANVPLEVYPSGFRTGLLYKNGINFEILLDFYKSEVSIFDNRGNSKFFVLKDRTSVSGIYGEFLELLNFLGLDITINTIPQEMNMKTRFEDNINEIIYDHESAKNAFEMILYAYHELNIFISPFRSKKVMPRFYWGTFDLGTTIFSGIPAPYDSSDIIARIGFDEQMIEFGYAFDDTIDGFPYLYILIYPVKTSEYENAKPEGSGYFSKEKSEFFLPLKPVFEMGNPSEEIQKFLESSFRIICHNEKWPNLDWHTKEIK, from the coding sequence ATGAAAATTATCAACAGATCTGTCTGGAAAGACACTTATGATACACTTCATCACCTTGCCCAGATGATGGGAAAAGTAAAACTGGCAGCCACTCCTGTACAGCCCGAGTGGGCGAATGTTCCTTTGGAGGTATATCCGTCAGGCTTTAGAACGGGGCTTCTTTATAAGAATGGTATTAATTTTGAAATCCTTCTGGATTTTTATAAATCTGAGGTAAGTATCTTTGATAACCGCGGAAATTCGAAATTCTTTGTATTAAAAGACAGGACTTCTGTTTCCGGCATATATGGAGAATTTTTGGAACTGCTGAATTTTCTCGGTCTGGACATTACCATTAACACTATCCCTCAGGAAATGAACATGAAGACACGTTTTGAAGATAACATAAATGAGATAATATACGATCATGAATCTGCAAAAAATGCATTTGAAATGATTTTGTATGCCTATCATGAACTAAATATTTTTATCTCACCATTTCGCTCAAAAAAAGTGATGCCGAGATTTTACTGGGGAACTTTTGACCTTGGTACCACTATATTCTCTGGTATTCCTGCCCCCTATGATTCTTCGGACATTATAGCAAGAATAGGATTCGATGAACAAATGATAGAATTCGGATATGCCTTTGATGATACCATTGACGGCTTCCCGTATCTCTACATACTGATTTACCCTGTAAAGACTTCTGAATATGAAAATGCAAAACCAGAAGGAAGCGGATATTTTTCAAAAGAAAAGTCTGAATTTTTTCTTCCGCTGAAACCTGTTTTTGAAATGGGGAACCCGTCTGAAGAAATACAAAAGTTTCTTGAATCTTCTTTCAGAATCATATGTCATAATGAAAAGTGGCCTAACCTTGACTGGCATACTAAAGAAATCAAATAA